Below is a genomic region from Eubacterium sp. 1001713B170207_170306_E7.
CAAACACAAAAACATAATCGCCGATAATGTTAAAAATGCCTCCGGCCATAACAGCCATCGTGGCGGTTGCCGGCGCATTATCGTTTCGTATGAAGGCAGCAAAAAACTGTCCGAGCACAAACAGCGGCGCCACAAATTTTATCCAGAAAAGATACTGCCCCGCCAGTCCCAGAAGCAGATCATCCGCGCCGAACAGGCGCAGCAGTGCATCCTGAAAGAAAATGATGCCCAGCCAGGAAAGAATGGCGGCGGCGGTGACACCGATAAAAGCCATTGTATAAAAGCTGTTTCCCCGGCGCTCGTCTCCCGCCCCCTTGGCCGCGCTCATCAAAACAGAGCCGCCGATACCAAACAGCAGGCCCAGGCTGTAAATAATATTCCAGACAGGTGCAACCGTCGCCAGTGCAGCCACGCCGTTTGGCCCCTCATACTGCCCTACCATTACGCAGTCCACCAGCGAGTAGACCGATACAATCAGCGCGCTGCCAAAGGACGCGAACAGGTATTTAAAGTATATCTTTTTCAGATTCCCTTTTAGTAAATCCATTATACTGCTCCTCTAATCTCTAATATTCCCGGAAACGAAAAAAAGCCGGATAAAATGGTATCAACCATCTTATCCAGCGTCTCAATCTCACAGATTGTACCCCCTCCGATGAACGCCTTTATTTTAGCAAAAGGCTTTTAGAATGTCAATATAAAATAAGCAGCTTACTCAAAAGGGATGATGATCTCCGTCACGTATTTGTTTTCATTTCCCTTAAAAATAGCGCCCGGCCCTTTTATGTATATTTCCCGGGATGGCGTCAACAGCTTTAAATCCTGCGCCTTGGAATAATCCAGCAGCGCCTTGTAGGCGTGATTAAACTGGCTGTAGCTTCCCTGGTGTATGGTTGAAACAGCCCGCTCTAGCGCCGGAAGGGTTTTACACTCAATCCCCGCAGCTTCGACATAGCGTTTAACCGGCACGCAGATTTCTATATCCGCTTTTTCCTGATAAGCCTCGTTGTAATACAGGTTAAAGGGAATACCATCAGCGCTGCCCTTTGCCGCCTTGTAAATTCTGGCAATATATTTTCCGACCTCGCTGTAAAGCCCTTGATAACGGATGGATGCGACCATTACAGGCTCCAGACGTTTTATTTTAATTTTGTGCTGCATATGGCTTTCCTCCTGACCGGCCGGCTCGATATAGAGGGATATTTTTTTCAGCAGCGCTTTTTCCTTTTCAATTTTATTCTCGATCATGGCCTTTTTTTCTTCCAGAAAATAGGCCAGATCGGTATCCTCATCAAAATTTTCCATAACGTCCCGAAGCTCCGAGATAGAAAAGTCAAAGGAACGGAGCAGCGCAACCAGCTGTGCCCGTTTGAAATCCTCCTCGCTGTAATAACGGTATCCATTCTGGCTGTCCCGATTGGACGGCACCAGGATTCCCTGCTCGTCATAATAGCGCAGCGCCTTAACCGTTAAATTGGTTATTTTAGAAAATTCACTGATTCTGTACATAATTCTCACCTCATATTTATCCTGCGGCCTTCCCCGCAAAGGAAAGTCAATTCCTTTTTACAGATATCCCAGCACTGCCTCCACGACCAGCACCGCAACACAGGCAAACACAGCCACGGTGACCAGGCCTTTTTCCTTCATGGCCAGTAAAATGGCGGCGATCAGCCCCGCAGTGGCCGAGTACAGGCTTCCGGTAGAATAAAAAATCGCCGGAAAAGTCATGGTTCCAAGCACCGCGTAGGGCACATAATAAAGAAAGGATTTTACAAATTTACTTTCTATTTTCTTTTTAAACAGGGCCAGCGGCAGCACACGGATTAAATAGGTGACGCCCGCCATAACCAGAATATAGATTAACAACGTAGTGGTGGTCATATTTCTTCCTCCTCGCTGATGGGAAAGAGCCAGGCGCCAAAGGCCGACGCCGCAATGGTGCAGATGATGATGGTAAAGCCTGTTGATACCTGGTTCAGAACAGGGGCAAAAGTAAAAATGCAGCTCAATACCACCGCAAAGACCAATACCGTTCTGACCGATTTTTTCTTTCTGGCCGGCGGTATGATAATGGCGATAAACATCCCGTAAATGGCGATTCCCAGAGCAGAGCGTATGAATTCCGGCAGAATGGTGCTGGCCGCCGCGCCGATCAGAGTACCGCCGGACCAGCCGATATACGGCATCACCATCAGGCCAAACATATACCATTTCCCCAGCTTTCCAGGCTGTCCGCTGCTCACGGCAAAGATCTCATCGGTGTTGCCAAAGGCGATCAGACAGCGCTCCAGTGTGTTAACAGAGTCCTCCAGCTTCTGGGACAATGACAGGGACATAAGCGCATAGCGCAGATTGATGATCAGCTGGGTCAGTGCCATCTCCACAAAAGGCGCACCGAGCACAATCAAATCCAATCCGGCAAACTGCCCGGCAGAGGTCAGATTGGTCATGGATATGAGTACCGCAGACCAGGCAGGCAGGCCCTGGGTAACAGCCATCATCCCAAAGGTAAAAGCCACCGACAAATAGCCCAGTCCAATGGGAATCCCATCCTGTAATCCCTTTACGAAGCTGTTGTTAATGATGATCGTCTCTTCTGTCTTTTCCATTCCTACTCCTCATAAAACTCCAAATTCAATTTTCTGTACCGCAGGCTCCTCGCCGCATACCCAAAGCTCATAATCCGGAGACAATTCCAGACGTCTTAAAAAAACACCGCCGGCTTGGCAGTTCGCATCGAGTATCAGATATTCCCCTGATTTTTCCTGTATTTCAAAAGCGCTCAGCGGCAGGGCAAAACCCAGCCCCCGGTATTTCATATAGCTTTCCTTCTGCGCCCACAGCCTGTAAAAAGCTCTCGTCCGGGCATCATTCTCCAGGCTTTCCAGACTGCGAATCTCCTCAGGCGCCATAAAGCGCCGCGCAAGGGGCATCATCTGTTTAGTCTTGTCGATCCGCTGCACATCGACGCCCACTGGCTTTTCGGACACCGCGCACACCAGATAATCGCCTGAGTGGGAGCCGTTAAAATGCAGACCGGGATATTGCTTTAAAAAAGGCTTTCCATAACGGTTCTTTTCGATCTTTACTGGTGTTGGCAGTTTCTTTTTCTCAAAAATTTTATTTAAGAGCACCTCGACATGCACTGTTTTTCCTGTAAGCGAAAAAAAATGCGTATCCAGCGTGTACACATCAATCATGGATTTTCCTCCAAAAGGTGATAACACTACTATTATACGCATTTTTTGACTGTAACTCAATTCTATTTTCAGGGAATCCCCTAAATTAATCTTTATTCCAAGACGGTATCTGCTGTCTCCTACAATTTCTTCTTATACCCTGTATTATTTATCTGAAAGCCATTCGCTTCGTAAAAGCAGCAGGCGGCTTTCCGGTTCTTTTCCGTTACCAAAATGATCTGGGTGCACTGCCGCTCTTTTGCCTGTTTTTCAAGCTCCTGCAGCAGCGCTTTTCCTACCCCGTTTTCACGGCTGCCTTTATCCACAATCATATTTTCCAGCACCATAAAAGGGCGGCAGTCTCCGTAAAGCTCCCCGCAGATTATGCCCATGACTGAGCCGATGAGCTGGTTGTTTTCTTCCGCACACAGGAAAATATGGGTGTCTGCTTTTTCAAGACGCCTGAACTGGCGTTCCATCGCTTCAACATCTGAGGCCTCTCTCCAAAACTGGTAATAAAGCCGGGCAAGCTCCGGCATATCCGACAGCTGCATTTGTCTTATCTTCATGACGGTTTCATCCTCCTGAGCTGATTCATCTGTTTTTTAAAGTCCGCTTCGTTTTCCGCCGGCGTCTTGGTAGGGTCCGGCGTGTTAAAATAGTGGGGGCAGGGCAGCGCTTCACAATTTCCACAATGAGGCAGCTTCTTTTCGAGAACACAGCATTTATAAATATCACAAATTATCCCGCCGGTATACTTTAGCCAGAAGGCTTTCCCCTCAATGGACGGACAACCTGCGCAGATTTCGGGGTAATACTCGCATTCTGTACAGACAACACCACAGCAGCTGATAATTTTTTTCATGGTATTCCCTCCTTAAAGATTAATGAAACCAGCGACTTCTTTAAATTCAGCATAACGGAATTAAAGGCTTCTGTCAATCCCCCGGCACAATATAAAAAAACGAAGGACACTGACCGCCCTTCGTTTTCTGTCTGTTTTATAAATCAACTTTTTCAAACCGCTTGATGGAAACACGGCAGGCTGTCAGCATTCCCAACACGTAGATCACGATCCCGGCCGCCAGAATCGGGAGCTGTCTCAGCATTATTGACGGGTCGGTCGTGTCCAGATAAGCGCTGAACCTTGGAAAATGCACCAGTGCTTCCATCACAATGATGTACAGCCACAGGGGAATCTGTGCTATTACAAAAGCTTTGCCCACATTGTAGGCATTTTTATAAAACTGCGTCAGGAAAATCACGTTAAAGATGGTGAACATGACCAATACAAAGCCGTAAAATGCAGGATTCGCCTCAATGCCTACCGGGTTTGGCGGCAGCACATATGCCCGCAGAACAGCAAAGGGGATGGAGATGAACACCTCTCCAAGCTCTACCAGCACCACCAGCAGGCATCTTGCCCTGACCACATCGCCCTTTGAGATGGGCAGCGCCGCGGTATAAAAGGTGTCCTTGTTTTCACGCCCGTTCTGGAAGGTAAAAAAGAGCCCCAGACAGCCAAAGAAAAAAGGAACATAGTAGGGATACCCGGGGATCATCAGCATGGCGCCGAAAAACATAAAGATAAATGTGGGCGGCAGACTGGTTAAAAACAGTTCCTTATAAAGTAATGCTTTCATCATATTTTTTCCTTTCCATATGAACCATAATCTCCTCCAGTGAGAGCGCGGGATCCGCTTCTTTATCTTTTAGATATTGGAAATGGCGGATGAAGGCATTTTTATCTTCGCTGGCAATAATGGCGCCGTCCTTAATATAAGTGATGTCATCCGCAGATTTTTCCAGGTCTGAGGTGATATGGGTTGAAAAGAGAATACTGCGGTCACCTGTCTGCACCAGCTTTTCAAACAAAACCAGCAGGTCGTCCCTCGATACAGGATCCAGACCACTGGTCGGCTCATCAAAGATCAAAAGTCTGGCATGGTGGGACAGGGCCAGAGCGATGAGGTATTTAACCCGCATGCCCGCGGACAGCTGATCAACGGTTTTATTTTCGTCAAGCTCAAAGAGCGTTAAGGCCTGCTGATACTTTTCATCATCCCACTTTTCATAAAACCGGCTGGTCACCTTAGTGATGGTTCTTAGCTTCTTTTTGGGATAATAATCAATCCCTCCCAGCACTACCCCGATATTCTGCTTGCACCAGGCCTCATTTTGACAAAAGTTTTTTCCCAGCATCTCAATGGTTCCGC
It encodes:
- a CDS encoding MerR family transcriptional regulator produces the protein MYRISEFSKITNLTVKALRYYDEQGILVPSNRDSQNGYRYYSEEDFKRAQLVALLRSFDFSISELRDVMENFDEDTDLAYFLEEKKAMIENKIEKEKALLKKISLYIEPAGQEESHMQHKIKIKRLEPVMVASIRYQGLYSEVGKYIARIYKAAKGSADGIPFNLYYNEAYQEKADIEICVPVKRYVEAAGIECKTLPALERAVSTIHQGSYSQFNHAYKALLDYSKAQDLKLLTPSREIYIKGPGAIFKGNENKYVTEIIIPFE
- a CDS encoding AzlD domain-containing protein, which codes for MTTTTLLIYILVMAGVTYLIRVLPLALFKKKIESKFVKSFLYYVPYAVLGTMTFPAIFYSTGSLYSATAGLIAAILLAMKEKGLVTVAVFACVAVLVVEAVLGYL
- a CDS encoding AzlC family ABC transporter permease: MEKTEETIIINNSFVKGLQDGIPIGLGYLSVAFTFGMMAVTQGLPAWSAVLISMTNLTSAGQFAGLDLIVLGAPFVEMALTQLIINLRYALMSLSLSQKLEDSVNTLERCLIAFGNTDEIFAVSSGQPGKLGKWYMFGLMVMPYIGWSGGTLIGAAASTILPEFIRSALGIAIYGMFIAIIIPPARKKKSVRTVLVFAVVLSCIFTFAPVLNQVSTGFTIIICTIAASAFGAWLFPISEEEEI
- a CDS encoding 4'-phosphopantetheinyl transferase superfamily protein, which gives rise to MIDVYTLDTHFFSLTGKTVHVEVLLNKIFEKKKLPTPVKIEKNRYGKPFLKQYPGLHFNGSHSGDYLVCAVSEKPVGVDVQRIDKTKQMMPLARRFMAPEEIRSLESLENDARTRAFYRLWAQKESYMKYRGLGFALPLSAFEIQEKSGEYLILDANCQAGGVFLRRLELSPDYELWVCGEEPAVQKIEFGVL
- a CDS encoding GNAT family N-acetyltransferase translates to MKIRQMQLSDMPELARLYYQFWREASDVEAMERQFRRLEKADTHIFLCAEENNQLIGSVMGIICGELYGDCRPFMVLENMIVDKGSRENGVGKALLQELEKQAKERQCTQIILVTEKNRKAACCFYEANGFQINNTGYKKKL
- a CDS encoding DUF3795 domain-containing protein, whose amino-acid sequence is MKKIISCCGVVCTECEYYPEICAGCPSIEGKAFWLKYTGGIICDIYKCCVLEKKLPHCGNCEALPCPHYFNTPDPTKTPAENEADFKKQMNQLRRMKPS
- a CDS encoding ABC-2 transporter permease, with the translated sequence MMKALLYKELFLTSLPPTFIFMFFGAMLMIPGYPYYVPFFFGCLGLFFTFQNGRENKDTFYTAALPISKGDVVRARCLLVVLVELGEVFISIPFAVLRAYVLPPNPVGIEANPAFYGFVLVMFTIFNVIFLTQFYKNAYNVGKAFVIAQIPLWLYIIVMEALVHFPRFSAYLDTTDPSIMLRQLPILAAGIVIYVLGMLTACRVSIKRFEKVDL
- a CDS encoding ABC transporter ATP-binding protein, encoding MNLLSVKNLNKKYPAFELKNVSFDVKQGSIMGFIGKNGAGKSTTLKSMLNMVHPNSGTIEMLGKNFCQNEAWCKQNIGVVLGGIDYYPKKKLRTITKVTSRFYEKWDDEKYQQALTLFELDENKTVDQLSAGMRVKYLIALALSHHARLLIFDEPTSGLDPVSRDDLLVLFEKLVQTGDRSILFSTHITSDLEKSADDITYIKDGAIIASEDKNAFIRHFQYLKDKEADPALSLEEIMVHMERKKYDESITL